The Granulicella sp. 5B5 nucleotide sequence CCTACGGGTTATGAGTCCGTCGCTCTAACCATCTGAGCTACGCCGCCGATGCCCCTCACAGGGCGTTGCAAACTGTCATCCAGCGGTCCCGTACCCTAGGCCGCGACATCAGCCGCTCTACCCATCATAGATTTCACCCCCTCCAAGGTCAACCGCATTGCTAAAGGGAAGCAGACTGCTCAGTACTCCTCCGCCAGCAGTTCATCAGACCAGGCTTTCGGAGTAGAGAAAATGGAGCCCCGGCTCTGCTGTCATAACAGCATCCAGGATCACCGCCGCGATTGCGGGCGCGGGATTGACCTGAAACTTCTTTGGGAGAACCGGCGCAAAGACGCTCATCAACCGCAGAGCGATGCCTTCCCTGAATCGCGGTTCATCCCGTTCTCCCCCGATGAGGCTCGGCCGAACGATGGTGAGTGATCTGAATCCCACTTGCTCGATGTCTCGCTCTATCTCGCCTTTGATTCGTGGATAGAACATCCCAGAGCTGGCAGAGGCAACGCTCGCCGACACGAGGACAAAAGTCTCCACTCCATATTCACGTGCAGA carries:
- a CDS encoding NAD(P)H-binding protein, with protein sequence MATVAGKSNGEIDRSSTMKMLLLGATGLVGKNVLAQALAHSAITGVVAPTRRPLPPHPKLINPVSDHLKSLLGVTQGVDGVVCALGTTIGKAGSKEAFREVDYVLPLAFARSAREYGVETFVLVSASVASASSGMFYPRIKGEIERDIEQVGFRSLTIVRPSLIGGERDEPRFREGIALRLMSVFAPVLPKKFQVNPAPAIAAVILDAVMTAEPGLHFLYSESLV